One part of the Mycobacterium marinum genome encodes these proteins:
- a CDS encoding cold-shock protein — MPTGKVKWYDSDKGFGFLSQEEGEDVYVRSSALPAGVEGLKAGQRVEFGIASGRRGPQALSLKLLDPPPSLTRTRREAVEHKHSPDELHGMVEDMITLLESTVQPELRKGRYPDRKTARRVSEVVKAVARELDA; from the coding sequence GTGCCGACCGGCAAGGTGAAGTGGTACGACTCCGACAAGGGGTTCGGCTTCCTGTCGCAGGAGGAGGGCGAGGACGTCTACGTTCGTTCCTCTGCGTTGCCGGCAGGCGTCGAGGGGCTTAAAGCGGGGCAGCGGGTGGAATTCGGTATCGCGTCCGGGCGGCGCGGACCGCAGGCGTTGAGCCTTAAATTGCTCGACCCGCCACCGAGCCTCACCCGCACCCGCCGCGAGGCCGTTGAGCACAAGCACAGCCCCGACGAGCTACACGGCATGGTCGAGGACATGATCACGCTGCTGGAGAGCACCGTGCAGCCAGAGCTGCGCAAGGGGCGCTACCCGGACCGCAAGACCGCCCGGCGGGTCTCCGAGGTGGTCAAGGCCGTGGCGCGGGAGCTCGACGCTTAA